Proteins from one Nicotiana tabacum cultivar K326 chromosome 23, ASM71507v2, whole genome shotgun sequence genomic window:
- the LOC107762651 gene encoding uncharacterized protein LOC107762651, whose protein sequence is MASSEAQMEKMKIRQNFRNHWHTDLLRAPQSDPLFCCFSLWCGPCASYILRKRALYNDMSRYTCCGGYMPCSGRCGESHCPELCLCTEVFLCFANSVASTRFMLQDEFNLQTTKCDNCIIGFMFCLQQVACIFSCIACITGNDDLQEASRVLNCCSDMVYCTVCSCMQTQHKVEMNKRDGKFGPRPMAAPAVQQMSRLDQPFPPTIGYAQPQPQAYPPKQLPHGYPPPQHPPMYPPPHQQPYGYPPPPGVGYPPTGYPR, encoded by the exons ATGGCTTCGTCGGAGGCTCAAATGGAGAAAATGAAAATCCGTCAAAATTTTCGAAATCACTGGCACACCGATCTGCTCCGTGCTCCTCAGTCTGATCCTCTTT TTTGCTGTTTCTCTCTTTGGTG CGGTCCTTGTGCGTCATACATCCTCCGAAAACGAGCTCTATACAATGATATGTCAAG GTATACATGTTGTGGAGGCTATATGCCTTGTAGTGGCAGATGTGGAGAAAGTCATTGCCCTGAGTTATGTCTTTGCACAGAG GTGTTTCTTTGCTTTGCAAATTCAGTTGCCTCAACACGGTTTATGTTGCAAGATGAGTTCAATCTGCAGACGACAAAATGCGATAATTGCATAATC GGGTTCATGTTTTGCCTCCAGCAGGTAGCATGTATATTTAGCTGCATTGCTTGTATTACAGGAAACGATGATCTTCAAGAGGCTTCTCGGGTTCTCAACTGTTGCTCGGACATGGTTTACTGCAC gGTTTGTAGCTGTATGCAG ACACAGCACAAGGTAGAAATGAATAAAAGAGATGGTAAGTTTGGGCCAAGGCCAATGGCAGCACCAGCTGTTCAACAAATGTCTCGTTTGGATCAGCCTTTTCCTCCAACCATTGGATATGCACAGCCACAGCCACAAGCTTATCCACCAAAGCAGCTACCCCATGGGTACCCACCACCCCAGCACCCACCTATGTACCCACCACCACACCAGCAACCCTATGGATACCCACCACCACCAGGTGTTGGATACCCTCCAACTGGTTATCCACGGTGA